The window TGGCCAAAAACTGTAGAGAagggtttttccttgaaaatgtcCCCGAAGATTAAGTTGATACAATGAGCCGCACATGGAGTCCAATAGACATTCTTGTACGCTTCTTCCACCATGCCACCCGCTTTCACATTTTCACTCGCATTATCAGTGACCACTTGAACAACTTTGCTTGTGCCAATCTTTTCAATGGTGTTCTGAAACAAGGTGAATATTTGGATGTGGTCAGTGGATGAGTCGCTAGCATCAATGGACTCAAGAAACAAACTTCCCTTGGGAGAATTCACCAACACGTTAATAATCATTTTCCCAATTCTTGCCGTCCACTTATCCATCATAATGGAGCAGCCATACTTGTTCCACGCAACTTTATGTTCCTCCACAATTTTATTAGTCTCCTCCACGTCCTTATTTAGATAAGGACCTCTGATTTCATGATAAGTGGGAGGCTTCATTCCAGGTCCGTATTGACCAACGGCCTCAATAAAGTCTCCAAAAGTGTCAGTATAGTTGACACAATTGAAGGGGAGCCCAGCATCATAGACCCATCGTGCAAAAGCTCTAACTGCACGACCCCTCAAAATGTCCTTAGCAATTTTTTGTACATCTTTTCCACCGCTCTTTCCTTCCGGCTTCTTTGGGAAATAGCAATCTATAGGACCTTTAGTCCTACTCGTACCCGTCGATCCATGGCTTGAAGAGATTGCTTCTCTTCCCCGTTTTGTTGGAAGTGACAATTCTTCAAtatcatcatcaccatcatcatcaagATTGGTCACCAATGGTTGATGACTCATTTGATTTTTTTGCTCCTTCTTCTTCTCAACAAAATTCTTTATTTCATCCCTCACCTCCGGTGGACATTTCGGACAACTTGTGACGTTTCTATCGCCACCAATAAGATGGAATTTAAAGCGATAAATTCCACCCGTTGTAATCTTGTTACAAAACTTGCATACAATATTTGTATTCTTCTCATTAACTCTATCGCCATATCACCAAGCCGGGTCTTTATCTTTCGATCTTTGAgacattttgaaatccctattaagatataagaaaatacataatcaaataaactgaaaatacatataataattaattttataaaccgaaatacacattaaaaaaatcaaataaactaaaatataacatatataattttctaaaatgaaatacatataaaattaatcaaataaactgaaaacataacatatatataataattaattttatatactgaaaaatacattaagaaaatcaaataaactgaaaaatataacatatataaataataattaattttatatactgaaatatacattaaaaaaatcaaataaactaaaatataacatatatatatatatataataattaattttctaaagtgaaatacatataaaattaatcaaataaactgaaaaatataacatatataaataataattaactttatatactgaaatatacattaaaaaatccaataaactaaaatataacatatatatataataattaattttctaaaatgaaatacatataaaattaatcaaataaactgaaaatataacatatataaataataattaatattatatactgaaatatacattaaaaaatcaaataaactgaaaaatataacatatataaataataattaattttatatgctgaaatatacattaaaaaaatcaaattaactgaaaaatataacatatataaataataattagttttataaactaaaatacatattaaaagtaataaataagaagaataaaagTGAGGAAAAAAACAAAATGGGTTAGAgataaaaggaagaagaagacgCTGAAGTCTGAAGTCTGAACAGTGCAAACTGGACTGTCAGAGTCTCAGAGataaacgaagaagaagaaggaagaaagaaggaaaaagaaagaaaaaaaagcagAATCTGACGGGaccaagaagaagaaagaaagaagaaagaaaaaaaagagaaaaagaaaggagaagaagaaaattaCCTGGACTGATCAGCAATGTCGATGAAGTTGAACCCTAGGCTTTGGTCGACCTCGATCgaagaagagagaagaagaaaTGACCAATTTTTGTCAATTTAGGGTCTGTTTTGTATAATTAAAAAACAGAcccaaagttttttttttttaaaaaagggccCTCTGCGCTTTTTTAACAGAAGCGATCGCTTCGTCGCTTTACTCGCTTCGTCACTTCGTCGATTCCTCCGTTGAAGCGTGCGCTTCCCTCGGTCGAGTCGCCTCAGGCAGCTAGAAGCGACACTGAGTCGCGTCGCGTCGCTTCGCGCTTAAAGCGACGAAGCGATCGCTTTTCTAAACACTGATCTCGTCAACCACTTAGTCACCCTGTCCGGACGAAGTCTAATAGATTACGTATATGCTTTtctgttttttcttctttttcaccgTTGCTGTCTTGAATCATCCTAGGAAGAAATTCATAGGAGTGCTGCTGATAGATTTTCATTCTTTGTTATGTATAGGCTTTGCTTTACGCCGTTGGATTAGGGAAAGGGGCTATTCCTACTGCTGCAGCTGTCAATTGGGTGCTTAAGGATGGCATTGGATATCTTAGCAAGATACTTTTGTCGAATTATGGCAGGCATTTTGATGTCAATCCTAAGAGCTGGAGGCTGTTTGCAGACCTTTTGGAGAATGCTGCTTATGGGCTGGAGATTTTGACCCCTGCCTTCCCACATCTGTTTGTTCCTATCGGAGCTGTTGCTGGAGCAGGGAGATCAGCCGCTTCATTAATCCAGGTAATATTTTTGAATCCAAATGTGAATCTGATCATGATTAGAAAAGAGCAAGCTTCTGATCTGCATGTTGTTACTGCAAATGAACTATATTGCTGATATTGTGTCTTAAAGATGTACTGCAAGATTCCCTTAGGCGTTTTCATTAATTTATGTGATTTATATCTCTCAGTCCAGGGAAGAATTGGATGTTATTGCCCCACACAATCCCACCCCcaatagaaaaaaaaagaaaaaaaaggagattAAGGTTCATGCAGTAAGCAATAAACAAAAACATTTGGCTTACAGGCTGCTACAAGGAGCTGCTTCTATGCGGGTTTTGCTGCTCAGAGGAATTTCGCGGAGGTAATTTTTTTACTTATCTATGCTGACTTTGGTTGTCAAAATATGTTGGGGGCATGAAACTTCTAATGTTCCAATCTGTCTGTTGATTACCTGGAAGAACCACATATACATTTTTGCATATGCTTTGCGAGGAGTTACTGGAAGAAAAACATTTCTATTCTGAATCAGTTACTAATGGCAGGTGATTGCAAAGGGTGAAGCTCAAGGAATGGTGAGCAAAGCAGTTGGAATCATGCTTGGCATTGCACTGGCTAACTGCACTCGCTCTTCTACATCTCTTGCTCTTGCTTCTTTTGGAGTGGTAACTTGGATCCACATGTTCTGTAATCTGAAGTCATATCAGTCCATTCAACTAAGGACTTTAAATCCTTATCGTGCAAGTACTTCtcttctttatttattatatcttAAGATAAAAGCAATCAATTTTTAAAAGCACAAGGAAGTTTACTTTATGCTTTTTTTGTGGGTTAAACTGATATCAGTGGATTCTTTTCTACTAGAGTGCCCTATCTTCTTCTTTCTACTGATAAAATGAGTGTACAAGATCTTGATCCCCCCCTCTTCCCCCCAAAAAAGACAAAGGAATGAGCGTTAAAGACATGATCTGTAAGGTAATCACTTAGTGTCTGGAAAGTACATCTGGATTATAGATATTGACTTTATTTATTAACTGCTGGAAAAGTGTCCAATGTAAGCATGTGCACTTGGACACTACTAATAGCTATAGTACGTCAAAGAAGCCATCAAGTTTATCGAAATCTGACAATGCTCAACTTCGAAAAGAACGAAGAAAAGAATATTAGTATATTAACTAgaggaagaaagaaaaagaaaaacgagATTAAGCTGGGTTGTTTGTGTTGTTTTTTGCACTTCATGCTCTTGCATAGACTCATACACAAGAAAAAgggaggaaagaaagaaaaaaaatgaaatttacAGGTCTTTGCTGATTTAGCAAGGTTGCTGATCCTGCCCAATCTTTTGTTGCTTTAATTTAATAGAATTCTTACTAGGTTCTAATAAGTAGTTGAGACTTGTCGCTTAATATTTCCTTGTTTAATCTTATCTTAGAGTCTATTTTTTGACAGGTTTAGTCTTCAGTGAGTATCTGCTCAGTGGTCTAGTTCCTTCTGTTAAAGAGGTCAATGACGAGGAGCCTGTTTTCCCAGCTGCTCTTTTAAATCTAAAGGCAGCACATGAAGTGAGTTTGCGTTTACTTTTACTAGTTTCATAAGACATTTTCTCCTCACATCTGTGCAAACTTGAGGACctttatttagttattttttttgTGTGGTGACGTTTTACTATGTAAACAAATTTTCACGTCTCCTCGGAATATATAAAATACACTTCAGGAATTTCTGATCTATATTTATGCAGTAAAACATGTTTACTTTGGGGTGGTGCCGGGGAGGTAGGTATACTCTTATATCATTCTATAAGTTGCTAATAGAAAAGATGGATATATCCTCAGAAAGACAATATATGGTCAGCTTAACTGTTTTATCAAGATATAGAGGATAAATGCATTGTGTTCATGCTCAACTACTAACATCAAATAAGAGTAAGAAAATTGTAAACGAGTAGTCGGAATTAAGAAAAAAATATGCCTATTCCAACACAAAAGGAAGAAAATGTAATAACTATTAACTAACAACTCGCAAGGTAGCATAATCAGTAACAATGAGTACCAAGGTTTAGTGAATAGGGAATTGGGATGGCCCTAACTGTTACGTGTGTTCCTTGTTTTGAATGGGAAAAAAGTTTCTCTGTTGATGCCATCTTCTGGTTAAAGATATCATTTGGTTTTGACTGGTAAACTTTGAAAATAGACTATTTTCTCTGATTATTGTAGTCTTCTCGGACACACACGGAAGTGCTTTCTGTCAATGCTAAACAAGCAGCTGCTAGGATTGTGCAACGGTTGGAGCTAGGTTCTAAACTTTCTAATGTTGCTACTAGTCGAGAAGATGTGCTTGCTCTGTTTGAACTATACAAGAATGAAGGTTACATTTTGACTGAGCAAGAAGGAAAATTTTGTGTAAGTAAATCTTCCTTTTGCTTGCATTATCCCCCCTCTTACATTTTGCTGCACACCATACAGCCCCCCCCCCCTTCTTTTAGAGCTCCTCATTAATTTTATTGTTGAGACATCACTTGTTTAGACTAGCCTGTAAATCCAGGCTAAAGTTTTTTTGGTCTACCATCTGCGAGTGGTGTTAACATCCTAAAAAATGATGAATAAATAGTTAGGGCTCAAATTGCTCTGCTTAAGGAACCTTTCTTTTATCAAGAACAGTTGATCATATTTCGGCCTTTCCAGAGATTGTTTGTATTTACTATTACTAGAGAAAGATCAAACTCTCTCACCAGGACATTAACTATGAATATTGGGGATTCAAGCCAGCTAAACTTAGTCATAGCACCTATTAGGCTTTGATAGGAAAGAATataattttcctttttttttttttttcaagagaGCATATTTCATGTTTTGGAACTCCACTTCAGATGCAATCCAGCTAATTTGACCACCTTTTTTCATTTTTATATATTACGAAGAGAAAAGTAAATAGGAGAGTTTTGCAGAATCCATTTTGTAACTCACAATCACCACTGGTGAGTTATGAGGTCATTCATTGAGTTATTAGCAATTCAAAATTTTATGCTAGTATTGGCAACCAAAGTTGGGAAGTACCATGATAAGAGATCCAGAATTGACATGCTCTTCTTTCTTAGTGTATCAATTGTTCTGCAATTGCATCAGCGTAGTTCCCAAAACACCTTAAGGTGATCACCAAGCAGTATGGTGAATCACATAAAATTGATGATTGAGATCTAAGATTGGCCTTCTTAAGTGTGAATTATTGGAGTCAGCGTTGGCAAAAAAATGTCATTTAGAGATATTGAACTGTATGAATAAGGGAGAAGCTCCATGAAAGGAAACTTAATGCCTCATATAAAAATCATTCACTTAGCAGGAAAAGATGAACTGTATGAATAAGGGAGAAGCTCCATGAAAGGAAACTTAATGCCTCATATAAAAATCATTCACTTAGCAGGAAAAGATGAATACTCCAGTGAGTGACAAACATTAGAGAGGGAGGGAGTTGAGCTTGGGTAGCAGGGTTGTTTCACTCGGAAATTTTCCTCATTCATTTTCGGGTGTTCTCTCACTTCTGCTTTCCTTTTCTTTGGTGAGATTTGGGCCGTAACGTCTTTTttttggggtggggtggggggtggggacCTCATGCTTAGCTAACATTTTACATTTGTTTTGCACTTGTTGGAGCAGATTGTACTGAAAGAAAGTTCATCACCACAAGATATGTTGAAGTCATTGTTTCATGTCAATTACCTGTACTGGTTGGAGAAAAATGCAGGAATCAAGTCGAGCAGTATAGCTAATGACTGCAGGCCTGGGGGAAGGCTGCAGATATCTTTGGAGTATGTTGAGAGAGAGTTTAATCATGTCAAAAATGATGGTGAAGTAGCAAGTTGGGTGATTGACAGTCTCATTGCAAGGCCTTTGCCAAATCGAATTCGCTTGGGTTATGCAGCTGTATCTTCTGTTGCAGAAGGTTGACCTTATATTACAAGGCGTGGTTTCTCTGAACAAGCTGTTGTTGCCAGCTCAAGTCATCCCTCATACCCTGTGGAGCTACCAAACCATGGTGATGTGTCACTTTGGATTTGCATCGACAGGTGGAAGAGCTTGAAAATGATTGGTAGAACCCGTTTCATGACTGTACAATGAGCTTGCAATGGTATGTTGTTCAAGAATTGGATGATGCAGTACGCTGGTGAATGAGGTGGGTTCTTGTGAGTATCTGGATTTGTTTTTGAATGCATGGTTTTGTTGCTGCTATGAAATTCCATGGATCTTGATCAGATAATGCTGcaacagtgttgtcaaaggctcatTTAAGGCGCACTTACACCCTGAAGCTCAGAAAAGCTCAGGGAGGGCGCTTCGCCTCGCTTAAGCTGCGCTTCAGTGTAAGGCAAGACACTAAGACATGCGCCTCATTGCCCATGAATTTTATCATGAATCAAGTGGCACTAAACAACAAATATGATCAGGAAATAGGTGTGACAGCTGTAAAGGAAAACGTTATGAATGAATTTGTTACTTTGTTCTTgaattacatatatatttttgttttttccgTTCATTGCGCCTTTTCTTACTAAAGCCAACACTTTTAAgtgcgctttgcgcttaaagcccaaTAGACCTGAAGTGCAGTTTAGAGCTTTTCGCTTTTGACAACACTGGGCTGCAACATGTGGGGCTTCCTCCTCCATTTGTTTCATGGTTTAGTTCTCTTCTTATTCCTTCTACTTTCCTGCTTACGAGTTTACCTAATGTAATCATGATCAAGTTGGAGCCATGGGGGAGAA is drawn from Nicotiana tomentosiformis chromosome 12, ASM39032v3, whole genome shotgun sequence and contains these coding sequences:
- the LOC104090336 gene encoding protein root UVB sensitive 1, chloroplastic isoform X2, which translates into the protein MSYAGHVLSLPRLTSPPFSLLPPQTTAGTLFSATTANHCPRFTPLKIHNLSLCRPSVCNHNHSGGGAGGNNGGGGDNGGGGDWWSNFFNFNNKKSPLLLLPFSRIEDSSIIDTILSCKPLLLFFVSASSSITCCLILASFVQAKTKNEENCRYIVYEIKGGKRIELELDNSKDEFILPKTMWSRLLFNPNSFSSGSGYFSNLWMQCKELTMNLLLPEGFPESVTSDYLEYSLWRGVQGVAAQISGVLATQALLYAVGLGKGAIPTAAAVNWVLKDGIGYLSKILLSNYGRHFDVNPKSWRLFADLLENAAYGLEILTPAFPHLFVPIGAVAGAGRSAASLIQAATRSCFYAGFAAQRNFAEVIAKGEAQGMVSKAVGIMLGIALANCTRSSTSLALASFGVVTWIHMFCNLKSYQSIQLRTLNPYRASLVFSEYLLSGLVPSVKEVNDEEPVFPAALLNLKAAHEIVLKESSSPQDMLKSLFHVNYLYWLEKNAGIKSSSIANDCRPGGRLQISLEYVEREFNHVKNDGEVASWVIDSLIARPLPNRIRLGYAAVSSVAEG
- the LOC104090336 gene encoding protein root UVB sensitive 1, chloroplastic isoform X1, translated to MSYAGHVLSLPRLTSPPFSLLPPQTTAGTLFSATTANHCPRFTPLKIHNLSLCRPSVCNHNHSGGGAGGNNGGGGDNGGGGDWWSNFFNFNNKKSPLLLLPFSRIEDSSIIDTILSCKPLLLFFVSASSSITCCLILASFVQAKTKNEENCRYIVYEIKGGKRIELELDNSKDEFILPKTMWSRLLFNPNSFSSGSGYFSNLWMQCKELTMNLLLPEGFPESVTSDYLEYSLWRGVQGVAAQISGVLATQALLYAVGLGKGAIPTAAAVNWVLKDGIGYLSKILLSNYGRHFDVNPKSWRLFADLLENAAYGLEILTPAFPHLFVPIGAVAGAGRSAASLIQAATRSCFYAGFAAQRNFAEVIAKGEAQGMVSKAVGIMLGIALANCTRSSTSLALASFGVVTWIHMFCNLKSYQSIQLRTLNPYRASLVFSEYLLSGLVPSVKEVNDEEPVFPAALLNLKAAHESSRTHTEVLSVNAKQAAARIVQRLELGSKLSNVATSREDVLALFELYKNEGYILTEQEGKFCIVLKESSSPQDMLKSLFHVNYLYWLEKNAGIKSSSIANDCRPGGRLQISLEYVEREFNHVKNDGEVASWVIDSLIARPLPNRIRLGYAAVSSVAEG